One part of the Streptomyces lienomycini genome encodes these proteins:
- a CDS encoding helix-turn-helix domain-containing protein: MKWNLRWAAAKQNIWRPSELLPRFAEYGFTPSLSKVSALWSGIPVTVRLDDLDKMCAALNCTVGDLMEADPVERVAPGAEQGQSQERAVGDDGPGSAGPRPVPQRGTGRPRSLPPN; this comes from the coding sequence GTGAAGTGGAATCTGCGGTGGGCCGCCGCCAAGCAGAACATCTGGCGGCCCAGCGAGCTACTGCCGCGGTTCGCGGAGTACGGGTTCACGCCGTCACTGTCGAAAGTGTCGGCACTGTGGTCCGGCATCCCGGTCACCGTGCGCCTGGATGACCTCGACAAGATGTGCGCAGCACTGAACTGCACGGTCGGCGACCTGATGGAGGCTGATCCTGTCGAGCGGGTGGCACCCGGCGCGGAGCAGGGGCAGTCGCAGGAGCGGGCGGTCGGGGACGACGGCCCGGGGAGCGCAGGACCTCGCCCGGTGCCGCAGCGCGGTACGGGACGGCCTCGTTCACTGCCGCCGAACTGA